Proteins from a genomic interval of Grus americana isolate bGruAme1 unplaced genomic scaffold, bGruAme1.mat scaffold_904, whole genome shotgun sequence:
- the LOC129201284 gene encoding mitogen-activated protein kinase 13-like isoform X2, producing MNIARRRGFYRQEVNKTLWELPRRYTSLHPVGSGAYGSVCSAIDKKTGEKVAIKKLCRPFQSEIFAKRAYRELMLLKHMQHENVIGLLDVFTSAASYQGFQDFYLVMPYMRTDLQKIMGHEFSDEKIQYLVYQMLKGLKYIHSAGIIHRDLKPGNLAVNEDCQLKILDFGLARHADAEMTGYVVTRWYRAPEVILNWMHYNQTVDIWSIGCIMAEMLTGKTLFKGKDYLDQLTQILKVTGHPGEDFVEKLEDKAAKSYIKSLPKIPKKDLSVLFPKANPQVDLLDKMLQLDVEKRLTATEALAHPYFDQFRDVEEETEAQQSYDDSLEHEKLSIDEWRKHIYKEILSFSPIARKDSKKRSGMSL from the exons ATGAACATCGCAAGGAGAAGAGGCTTTTATAGACAGGAGGTCAACAAAACTCTCTGGGAGCTGCCCAGGAGATACACGTCCCTCCACCCCGTGGGGTCCGGAGCCTACGGCTCAGTGTG TTCAGCCATAGACAAGAAGACAGGGGAGAAAGTGGCTATCAAGAAGCTGTGCCGCCCGTTCCAGTCGGAGATCTTTGCCAAGAGAGCATACAGAGAGCTGATGCTGTTGAAGCACATGCAACATGAGAAC GTCATCGGGCTGCTTGATGTTTTCACCTCCGCCGCCTCCTACCAGGGATTCCAGGACTT CTACCTGGTGATGCCGTACATGCGGACAGATTTACAAAAGATCATGGGACACGAATTCAGTGATGAAAAGATCCAGTACCTGGTCTACCAAATGCTGAAAGGGCTGAAG TATATTCATTCAGCCGGAATCATCCACAGG GACCTGAAGCCAGGCAACCTGGCTGTGAACGAAGACTGTCAGCTAAAG ATCTTGGATTTTGGCTTGGCCAGACACGCCGATGCTGAAATGACCGGCTACGTGGTTACACGCTGGTACAGAGCCCCAGAAGTCATTCTGAACTGGATGCATTACAACCAGACGG TGGATATCTGGTCTATTGGCTGTATCATGGCAGAAATGCTGACCGGGAAAACGCTGTTTAAAGGAAAAGACT ACCTAGATCAACTGACTCAGATCCTGAAAGTAACGGGGCATCCAGGAGAAGACTTTGTGGAGAAGCTGGAGGACAAAGCG gCTAAGAGTTACATCAAGTCCCTTCCTAAAATCCCCAAGAAGGACTTGTCTGTGCTTTTCCCCAAAGCCAATCCTCAAG TGGATCTGCTTGACAAGATGTTGCAGCTGGATGTGGAAAAGCGCCTTACAGCGACGGAGGCGTTGGCTCACCCCTATTTCGACCAGTTCCGAGACGTCGAGGAGGAGACAGAAGCGCAACAGTCCTACGATGATTCTCTGGAACATGAAAAGCTTTCGATAGATGAGTGGAGAA agcataTATACAAGGAGATCTTGTCCTTCAGTCCCATTGCACGGAAGGACTCAAAGAAGCGAAGCGGGATGTCATTATAG
- the LOC129201284 gene encoding mitogen-activated protein kinase 13-like isoform X1 — protein MNIARRRGFYRQEVNKTLWELPRRYTSLHPVGSGAYGSVCSAIDKKTGEKVAIKKLCRPFQSEIFAKRAYRELMLLKHMQHENVIGLLDVFTSAASYQGFQDFYLVMPYMRTDLQKIMGHEFSDEKIQYLVYQMLKGLKYIHSAGIIHRDLKPGNLAVNEDCQLKILDFGLARHADAEMTGYVVTRWYRAPEVILNWMHYNQTVDIWSIGCIMAEMLTGKTLFKGKDYLDQLTQILKVTGHPGEDFVEKLEDKAAKSYIKSLPKIPKKDLSVLFPKANPQAVDLLDKMLQLDVEKRLTATEALAHPYFDQFRDVEEETEAQQSYDDSLEHEKLSIDEWRKHIYKEILSFSPIARKDSKKRSGMSL, from the exons ATGAACATCGCAAGGAGAAGAGGCTTTTATAGACAGGAGGTCAACAAAACTCTCTGGGAGCTGCCCAGGAGATACACGTCCCTCCACCCCGTGGGGTCCGGAGCCTACGGCTCAGTGTG TTCAGCCATAGACAAGAAGACAGGGGAGAAAGTGGCTATCAAGAAGCTGTGCCGCCCGTTCCAGTCGGAGATCTTTGCCAAGAGAGCATACAGAGAGCTGATGCTGTTGAAGCACATGCAACATGAGAAC GTCATCGGGCTGCTTGATGTTTTCACCTCCGCCGCCTCCTACCAGGGATTCCAGGACTT CTACCTGGTGATGCCGTACATGCGGACAGATTTACAAAAGATCATGGGACACGAATTCAGTGATGAAAAGATCCAGTACCTGGTCTACCAAATGCTGAAAGGGCTGAAG TATATTCATTCAGCCGGAATCATCCACAGG GACCTGAAGCCAGGCAACCTGGCTGTGAACGAAGACTGTCAGCTAAAG ATCTTGGATTTTGGCTTGGCCAGACACGCCGATGCTGAAATGACCGGCTACGTGGTTACACGCTGGTACAGAGCCCCAGAAGTCATTCTGAACTGGATGCATTACAACCAGACGG TGGATATCTGGTCTATTGGCTGTATCATGGCAGAAATGCTGACCGGGAAAACGCTGTTTAAAGGAAAAGACT ACCTAGATCAACTGACTCAGATCCTGAAAGTAACGGGGCATCCAGGAGAAGACTTTGTGGAGAAGCTGGAGGACAAAGCG gCTAAGAGTTACATCAAGTCCCTTCCTAAAATCCCCAAGAAGGACTTGTCTGTGCTTTTCCCCAAAGCCAATCCTCAAG CAGTGGATCTGCTTGACAAGATGTTGCAGCTGGATGTGGAAAAGCGCCTTACAGCGACGGAGGCGTTGGCTCACCCCTATTTCGACCAGTTCCGAGACGTCGAGGAGGAGACAGAAGCGCAACAGTCCTACGATGATTCTCTGGAACATGAAAAGCTTTCGATAGATGAGTGGAGAA agcataTATACAAGGAGATCTTGTCCTTCAGTCCCATTGCACGGAAGGACTCAAAGAAGCGAAGCGGGATGTCATTATAG
- the LOC129201284 gene encoding mitogen-activated protein kinase 13-like isoform X3: MNIARRRGFYRQEVNKTLWELPRRYTSLHPVGSGAYGSVCSAIDKKTGEKVAIKKLCRPFQSEIFAKRAYRELMLLKHMQHENVIGLLDVFTSAASYQGFQDFYLVMPYMRTDLQKIMGHEFSDEKIQYLVYQMLKGLKDLKPGNLAVNEDCQLKILDFGLARHADAEMTGYVVTRWYRAPEVILNWMHYNQTVDIWSIGCIMAEMLTGKTLFKGKDYLDQLTQILKVTGHPGEDFVEKLEDKAAKSYIKSLPKIPKKDLSVLFPKANPQAVDLLDKMLQLDVEKRLTATEALAHPYFDQFRDVEEETEAQQSYDDSLEHEKLSIDEWRKHIYKEILSFSPIARKDSKKRSGMSL, encoded by the exons ATGAACATCGCAAGGAGAAGAGGCTTTTATAGACAGGAGGTCAACAAAACTCTCTGGGAGCTGCCCAGGAGATACACGTCCCTCCACCCCGTGGGGTCCGGAGCCTACGGCTCAGTGTG TTCAGCCATAGACAAGAAGACAGGGGAGAAAGTGGCTATCAAGAAGCTGTGCCGCCCGTTCCAGTCGGAGATCTTTGCCAAGAGAGCATACAGAGAGCTGATGCTGTTGAAGCACATGCAACATGAGAAC GTCATCGGGCTGCTTGATGTTTTCACCTCCGCCGCCTCCTACCAGGGATTCCAGGACTT CTACCTGGTGATGCCGTACATGCGGACAGATTTACAAAAGATCATGGGACACGAATTCAGTGATGAAAAGATCCAGTACCTGGTCTACCAAATGCTGAAAGGGCTGAAG GACCTGAAGCCAGGCAACCTGGCTGTGAACGAAGACTGTCAGCTAAAG ATCTTGGATTTTGGCTTGGCCAGACACGCCGATGCTGAAATGACCGGCTACGTGGTTACACGCTGGTACAGAGCCCCAGAAGTCATTCTGAACTGGATGCATTACAACCAGACGG TGGATATCTGGTCTATTGGCTGTATCATGGCAGAAATGCTGACCGGGAAAACGCTGTTTAAAGGAAAAGACT ACCTAGATCAACTGACTCAGATCCTGAAAGTAACGGGGCATCCAGGAGAAGACTTTGTGGAGAAGCTGGAGGACAAAGCG gCTAAGAGTTACATCAAGTCCCTTCCTAAAATCCCCAAGAAGGACTTGTCTGTGCTTTTCCCCAAAGCCAATCCTCAAG CAGTGGATCTGCTTGACAAGATGTTGCAGCTGGATGTGGAAAAGCGCCTTACAGCGACGGAGGCGTTGGCTCACCCCTATTTCGACCAGTTCCGAGACGTCGAGGAGGAGACAGAAGCGCAACAGTCCTACGATGATTCTCTGGAACATGAAAAGCTTTCGATAGATGAGTGGAGAA agcataTATACAAGGAGATCTTGTCCTTCAGTCCCATTGCACGGAAGGACTCAAAGAAGCGAAGCGGGATGTCATTATAG